In Plantibacter sp. PA-3-X8, one DNA window encodes the following:
- a CDS encoding LacI family DNA-binding transcriptional regulator, translated as MGLDAEQTIAQPRPIGLTLFRASEIYGAEPFYHELIAGIDRVVRPHGLSVLLRVLPTREEELLQLGRWQQDGTVSAVILVDLIDDDERVAFVERSAIPAIVIGAPTTAQGLPAVWTNDAVTMHEAVDHLVSLGHRRLAHVTGPRELTHTLSRMEAFTLASDLPDVDTVSIGGDYSRTSGYQAMQTLLAREPRPTAVVFDSDVMALGGLQAVQEAGLRVPDDLSIVAWDDSAQCQLSDPPMSALSHDVQRIGEMAGEELLELLAGRPGATREAPHAVVIERSTSGPVPVA; from the coding sequence ATGGGTCTCGATGCCGAACAGACTATCGCGCAGCCCCGGCCGATCGGCCTCACGCTGTTCCGGGCCTCGGAGATCTACGGCGCGGAGCCGTTCTACCACGAGCTCATCGCCGGCATCGATCGCGTCGTCCGCCCGCACGGCCTGTCCGTGTTACTCCGCGTGCTGCCGACGCGGGAGGAGGAGCTGCTGCAGCTCGGGCGCTGGCAGCAGGACGGAACGGTGAGCGCCGTCATCCTCGTGGACCTCATCGACGACGACGAGCGGGTGGCCTTCGTCGAGCGGTCCGCGATCCCGGCGATCGTGATCGGCGCTCCGACGACGGCTCAGGGGCTCCCGGCGGTCTGGACCAACGACGCGGTCACGATGCACGAGGCCGTCGACCACCTCGTCTCGCTCGGGCACCGGCGTCTCGCGCACGTCACGGGTCCGCGCGAACTCACCCACACGCTGTCCCGGATGGAGGCGTTCACCCTCGCCTCCGACCTGCCCGACGTGGACACGGTCTCGATCGGCGGCGATTACTCGCGGACGTCCGGCTACCAGGCCATGCAGACGCTGCTCGCCCGAGAGCCCAGACCGACGGCGGTCGTCTTCGACAGCGACGTGATGGCGCTCGGCGGGCTGCAGGCGGTGCAGGAGGCCGGGTTGCGGGTGCCCGACGACCTGTCGATCGTGGCGTGGGACGATTCGGCGCAATGCCAGCTGTCGGATCCGCCGATGTCGGCGCTCAGCCACGACGTGCAACGCATCGGCGAGATGGCGGGCGAGGAGCTGCTCGAGCTGTTGGCGGGTCGCCCAGGTGCCACAAGGGAAGCGCCGCACGCCGTGGTCATCGAGCGCTCCACCTCGGGTCCCGTCCCCGTCGCTTGA
- a CDS encoding ROK family transcriptional regulator, whose protein sequence is MWPSHYALEDRREGQLARRESVQSGPGSQALIVDLIRSAGTISRTELTEATGLTQPSISNIVRRLIEDGLVRETGRAAPRGGKPRTLLEINASAKYAVGIQLGFESITLVATDVRGGVVGRQLVDGAGSATPEQVTDRLVTLYRDFVAGVGLAAPSIAGVAVVAPGPIAQLGGVLLGPPTLVRWDDFPLQQALQESLDVPVVVDNDAAAAAVGEFWSRQVSRTESFACVYMGTGIGAGMVLGGALYRGSSSNAGELGHISIEVDGVPCHCGNRGCLERYAAPAAVMAAAEASRDRLDGLGLGFAPETLSRDFDQLARAAVSGHDVALDLIQNSADRVAAATVTLANLLDLDRLVLAGPGMAVAGSLYARAIRERLEQRFFARRAHPIVVELSANPRDAAAIGAASLVLQGTIAPGHGPALTR, encoded by the coding sequence GTGTGGCCCTCACACTACGCGCTCGAAGATCGCCGGGAGGGACAGTTGGCCAGACGTGAGTCCGTGCAGTCGGGTCCCGGCAGCCAGGCGCTCATCGTCGACCTCATCCGCTCGGCCGGCACCATCAGCCGCACCGAGCTCACCGAGGCGACGGGTCTGACCCAGCCGTCGATCTCCAACATCGTCCGCCGCCTCATCGAGGACGGACTCGTCCGCGAGACCGGTCGGGCCGCGCCCCGCGGCGGCAAGCCGCGGACCCTCCTCGAGATCAACGCGAGCGCCAAGTACGCCGTCGGGATCCAGCTCGGATTCGAGTCGATCACGCTCGTCGCCACCGACGTCCGCGGCGGCGTCGTCGGCCGACAGCTCGTCGACGGCGCAGGCTCGGCCACGCCGGAGCAGGTGACCGACCGACTCGTCACGCTCTACCGCGACTTCGTCGCCGGCGTCGGGCTCGCGGCCCCGTCGATCGCGGGCGTCGCCGTCGTCGCCCCCGGCCCGATCGCCCAACTCGGCGGTGTCCTCCTCGGTCCGCCCACGCTCGTACGCTGGGACGACTTCCCCCTGCAGCAGGCGTTGCAGGAGAGCCTCGACGTTCCGGTGGTCGTCGACAACGACGCCGCCGCCGCCGCGGTCGGTGAGTTCTGGAGTCGCCAGGTGTCGCGCACGGAGTCCTTCGCATGCGTCTACATGGGCACCGGGATCGGCGCAGGAATGGTGCTGGGCGGTGCGCTCTATCGTGGTTCGAGCTCCAACGCCGGTGAGCTGGGTCACATCAGCATCGAGGTCGACGGCGTCCCCTGCCACTGCGGCAACCGCGGATGCCTGGAGCGCTACGCGGCACCGGCAGCCGTGATGGCGGCGGCCGAGGCCTCGCGGGATCGCCTCGACGGACTCGGGCTCGGCTTCGCACCGGAGACGCTCAGCCGCGACTTCGACCAGCTCGCCCGAGCCGCCGTCAGCGGCCATGACGTGGCGCTCGACCTGATCCAGAACTCGGCCGACCGGGTCGCCGCGGCCACGGTGACACTCGCGAACCTGCTCGACCTCGATCGGCTCGTCCTCGCTGGCCCTGGCATGGCGGTGGCCGGTTCGCTCTACGCCCGTGCGATCCGCGAACGTCTCGAGCAGCGGTTCTTCGCCCGGCGGGCCCACCCGATCGTGGTCGAGCTCTCCGCCAACCCGCGCGACGCGGCAGCGATCGGCGCCGCGTCGCTGGTCCTACAAGGCACGATCGCCCCGGGACACGGGCCGGCGCTCACACGCTGA
- a CDS encoding aldo/keto reductase — protein sequence MTDRIATLVEPRALGDTGVSVSPIIAGAAGWRRREDGSGSSPEESLELAAAMADDGVVTTIDTANNYGFGDSERRIAWVLAQLGGAGGRLSVQTKADREPETDDFSAPQMRRSLEQSMERLGVDQLPMVYLHDPENTTWELAMADEGPVAALVAAREEGLIGGLGISGGPAELLSRFVDTGWFQALITHNRFTLVDRSSDALLTQAAAAGLGVLNAAPYGGGLLTRWPVRTTRYAYGTAPDMMLSAVDRIGRLCDEAGVPLAAAALQWSLRDPRITGTIVGLERLEDYTHTLDLAAVRIDDALWTAIESVQLDHSTWQDATPH from the coding sequence ATGACGGATCGGATCGCGACGCTCGTCGAACCACGGGCCCTCGGCGACACGGGTGTGTCGGTGAGTCCGATCATCGCGGGCGCAGCCGGGTGGCGGCGTCGGGAGGACGGCTCGGGGTCCTCGCCGGAGGAGAGCCTCGAACTCGCCGCCGCCATGGCGGACGACGGTGTCGTCACCACGATCGACACCGCCAACAACTACGGCTTCGGTGACAGCGAGCGCCGCATCGCCTGGGTGCTTGCGCAGCTCGGCGGTGCAGGCGGACGGCTGTCGGTGCAGACGAAGGCCGATCGTGAGCCGGAGACCGATGACTTCTCCGCGCCGCAGATGCGTCGATCGCTCGAGCAGAGCATGGAACGGCTCGGCGTCGACCAGCTCCCGATGGTCTACCTGCACGATCCGGAGAACACCACCTGGGAGCTCGCGATGGCCGATGAAGGCCCGGTGGCGGCGCTCGTCGCCGCTCGGGAGGAGGGACTCATCGGTGGTCTCGGGATCTCGGGTGGCCCGGCGGAGCTGCTGTCGCGATTCGTCGACACCGGCTGGTTCCAGGCGCTCATCACGCACAATCGCTTCACGCTCGTCGACCGCTCGTCCGATGCGTTGCTGACCCAGGCCGCGGCTGCGGGTCTCGGCGTCCTGAACGCGGCGCCCTACGGTGGTGGGCTGCTCACCAGGTGGCCCGTCCGCACCACGCGATACGCGTACGGGACCGCGCCCGACATGATGCTCTCGGCCGTCGACCGCATCGGTCGCCTGTGCGACGAGGCCGGGGTCCCACTCGCCGCCGCCGCACTGCAGTGGTCGCTCCGCGACCCGCGCATCACCGGGACGATCGTCGGCTTGGAACGACTCGAGGACTACACGCACACGCTCGACCTCGCCGCCGTCCGGATCGACGACGCGCTCTGGACGGCGATCGAGTCGGTGCAGCTGGACCATTCGACGTGGCAGGACGCAACGCCGCACTGA
- a CDS encoding carbohydrate ABC transporter permease, with protein MTTTTLPVGAPASGAVVPRRHHRGSLIPTVILVVGAAYCLAPLVWVVMASTKSPQELFSTFTLAPGTGFLSNLEKLFTMQDGVFLSWIGNTIVYSLGGSVLCVLVSALAGYALAKFRFPGRDTMFRILLGGVLIPGIALAIPQYFVMAGLGLTNTYWAVLLPMVISPFSIFLCRVYATSSVSSDLLEAARIDGAGEFSIFRRIALPIMVPGLVTVFLLHFIGTWNNFLLPYLMLSNERLYPLTLGLFTLLSTGDGKELLYTTAIVGAFVSLIPLVALMLFLQRFWKLDLISGGLKG; from the coding sequence ATGACCACCACCACCCTCCCCGTCGGAGCTCCGGCTTCGGGTGCCGTCGTGCCCCGACGACACCACCGCGGATCGTTGATCCCGACGGTCATCCTCGTCGTGGGTGCCGCGTACTGCCTCGCGCCACTCGTCTGGGTCGTCATGGCCTCGACGAAGTCACCGCAGGAGCTGTTCTCCACCTTCACGCTCGCCCCGGGCACCGGCTTCCTCTCGAACCTCGAGAAGCTGTTCACCATGCAGGACGGCGTCTTCCTGTCGTGGATCGGCAACACCATCGTCTACTCGCTCGGCGGTTCCGTGCTGTGCGTGCTCGTCTCGGCGCTCGCCGGGTACGCGCTGGCGAAGTTCCGGTTCCCCGGCCGCGACACGATGTTCCGGATCCTCCTCGGCGGGGTGCTCATCCCCGGGATCGCACTCGCGATCCCGCAGTACTTCGTGATGGCGGGACTCGGTCTTACGAACACGTATTGGGCGGTGCTCCTGCCGATGGTGATCAGCCCGTTCAGCATCTTCCTCTGCCGGGTCTACGCCACCTCCTCGGTGTCGTCGGACCTCCTCGAAGCGGCCAGGATCGACGGGGCGGGGGAGTTCTCGATCTTCCGAAGGATCGCGCTCCCGATCATGGTGCCGGGGCTCGTGACCGTGTTCCTGCTGCACTTCATCGGCACCTGGAACAACTTCCTGCTGCCGTACCTCATGCTGTCCAACGAGCGGCTGTATCCGCTGACCCTCGGGCTCTTCACGCTCCTGAGTACCGGGGACGGGAAGGAGCTGCTATACACGACGGCCATCGTCGGCGCGTTCGTGTCGCTCATCCCGCTCGTCGCGCTCATGCTGTTCCTGCAGCGTTTCTGGAAGCTCGACCTCATCAGCGGCGGATTGAAAGGATGA
- a CDS encoding cellulase family glycosylhydrolase — MKRNAAKLPTPDGVDALIGVNYWSRTGGPLMWRDYDGDVVAEELEQLRAHGITHTRSFLYWPDFHPEPGRLSEEMLSHFADFLQRHVDAGMWTIPTFLVGHMSAQNWDPIWRDGRDVFSDVWFVGRQAWYIREVVSRFTDSPAIDGWLLTNEVPIYADWRSRGIDTIDAEAVTAWAQLLIDAVRAGGGTQPVSVGEGAWGVEITGNDNGFRVRELEPLIDFFGPHVYRMEDDPVRQHLGAAFICELLDLGGKPVVMEEFGVTSDYVDDENAAHYYRQVLHSTLLAGATAWIPWNNVDYDAFSDREPYTHHPFEMHFGLVTEQGVPKAQLLEVRDFAATLAELDFTGLERPDTRVGLLVSSFLESPYAFTAREDGPTVFQVARQAYVAARTADLPIGVVRELDGLPDDLDLIIVPSTKALLAPTWAELERRASAGATVYASYFNGIHANQRGSWWPKLDDLFGVRKRLRYGLIEPVLDDTVTLEFQADFGGIARGTTLTFVVGGTVEGRSHLPVEPVDAEVIATDGAGRPALIRRRVGSGSMILSTYPIEYFASAVARVNPEPTWELYAALAAEAGAEPEVRVEDSTVMTGGMRHRDGRRFVWFISQSDQPTTFTAVTDGLLYELGGETVVGPVSLPPFGVGVYELGAAARLG; from the coding sequence ATGAAGCGGAATGCCGCCAAACTTCCGACCCCGGACGGCGTCGATGCCCTGATCGGGGTGAACTACTGGTCGCGCACCGGTGGGCCCCTCATGTGGCGGGACTACGACGGCGATGTCGTGGCGGAGGAGCTGGAGCAGCTCCGCGCGCACGGCATCACGCACACCCGCAGTTTCCTGTATTGGCCGGACTTCCATCCCGAGCCCGGCCGGCTGTCCGAGGAGATGCTGTCGCACTTCGCGGACTTCCTCCAGCGGCATGTCGACGCGGGGATGTGGACGATCCCGACGTTCCTGGTCGGACACATGTCCGCGCAGAACTGGGACCCGATCTGGCGTGACGGGCGGGACGTCTTCTCCGATGTGTGGTTCGTGGGCCGTCAGGCCTGGTACATCCGCGAGGTCGTCTCGCGGTTCACGGACAGTCCGGCGATCGACGGTTGGCTCTTGACGAACGAGGTGCCGATCTACGCCGACTGGCGATCGCGTGGGATCGACACGATCGACGCCGAGGCGGTCACCGCCTGGGCACAGTTGCTGATCGACGCCGTACGGGCCGGTGGCGGAACCCAGCCGGTGTCCGTCGGCGAGGGTGCTTGGGGCGTCGAGATCACCGGGAACGACAACGGCTTCCGGGTCCGCGAACTCGAGCCGCTGATCGACTTCTTCGGGCCACACGTCTACCGCATGGAGGATGACCCGGTGCGCCAGCACCTCGGTGCGGCCTTCATCTGCGAGCTGCTGGACCTCGGTGGCAAGCCGGTCGTCATGGAGGAATTCGGGGTGACCTCGGACTACGTCGACGACGAGAACGCCGCGCACTACTACCGTCAGGTGCTGCATTCGACGCTCCTCGCCGGTGCCACAGCGTGGATCCCGTGGAACAACGTGGACTACGACGCGTTCTCTGACCGTGAGCCGTACACGCACCACCCGTTCGAGATGCACTTCGGTCTCGTCACCGAGCAGGGGGTCCCGAAGGCGCAGCTGCTCGAGGTACGCGACTTCGCGGCGACGCTCGCCGAGCTGGACTTCACCGGCCTCGAGCGGCCGGACACTCGTGTCGGTCTGCTGGTGTCGTCCTTCCTCGAGTCGCCCTACGCCTTCACCGCACGGGAGGACGGGCCGACGGTGTTCCAAGTCGCGCGGCAGGCGTACGTCGCGGCACGAACGGCAGACCTGCCCATCGGCGTCGTCCGCGAGCTGGACGGACTCCCAGACGATCTCGATCTGATCATCGTCCCGTCGACCAAAGCGCTCCTCGCCCCGACCTGGGCTGAGCTGGAACGGCGTGCCTCGGCGGGAGCGACGGTCTACGCCTCGTACTTCAACGGGATCCACGCGAACCAACGCGGCTCCTGGTGGCCGAAACTCGACGATCTCTTCGGGGTGCGCAAGCGCCTGCGGTACGGCCTCATCGAGCCAGTCCTCGACGACACCGTCACTCTCGAGTTCCAAGCGGACTTCGGCGGGATCGCCCGCGGCACGACCCTCACATTCGTGGTCGGCGGCACGGTCGAAGGCCGTTCCCATCTGCCCGTCGAACCGGTCGACGCCGAGGTGATCGCGACGGACGGGGCCGGCCGGCCGGCCCTCATCAGGCGCCGGGTCGGCAGCGGCTCGATGATCCTGTCCACCTACCCGATCGAGTACTTCGCCTCAGCGGTTGCCCGAGTCAACCCCGAGCCGACCTGGGAGCTCTACGCCGCGCTCGCTGCTGAGGCCGGCGCGGAACCCGAGGTCCGCGTCGAGGACAGCACGGTCATGACCGGGGGGATGCGGCATCGGGACGGTCGACGATTCGTGTGGTTCATCAGCCAGAGCGACCAGCCGACGACCTTCACCGCCGTCACCGACGGATTGCTGTACGAGCTCGGAGGCGAGACCGTCGTCGGGCCGGTGTCCCTGCCGCCCTTCGGGGTCGGCGTCTACGAGTTGGGTGCTGCTGCGCGGCTCGGCTGA